The genomic interval ATAATTATGTGAAATTTAAAGCGATGTATCAGTCGGTTTAACAGGCTTCTCTTTTTTCTTCTTTTTTTGATTGTGCGGTTTGGTAAAATCAATCAATTGCTCAACCGTTTGAACCTCTTCGGGTAATTTTTCCAACGCTTTAAAAAAAACTTGTGCCGTCGCTTTGGCATCGCACAGTGCACGGTGATGGTTTTCAAAGCCGATGCCCAAATAATCCGTCAATGCGCCAAGCCCATATTTGGGTGCTTCAATACATTTTTTCGCCAAATCAATCGTATCCAGTCTTCGGTTCAAAAGTGGACCAAAGCCTGCTTGTTCTAGCGAATAGGAGATAAAATAGTAGTCAAAATTGACATTGTGTGCCACAAAAACTGCATCTTTGATAAACAGGCGAAATGCTTCTAAAACAGAGCTGAGGGAAGGAGCATTTTGAAGCGCGGAAAGGCTGATGCCTGTGAGTTGTTCAATGCTATCAGGTAAAACATCGGCTTTGGCTAATGAGGAGAATTCCGCCACTTCCTTGCCATTTTCAATCATCACCGCACCAATTTCGATGATCTGATGCAAGGTGGGTTTACTGCCATTGGCTTCAATGTCCACGATGCAAAATTTTCCCTGCGTTATAGGCGTGCTCAGCGTCTCTAGTGTAAAAGCGTAGTTATTGTATTTCGTGATGGGAAGCCCCAAAAGCTTCAGCATAGAGAGGTCTTCAACATCCACAAATTCCAACTCTTTAAAGGTGTGCATTTTGGCAAAAAACTCTTTGTGAAAAATGGGCTTTTGCGTCATCTTATGGATATAACTATCGAAGGCTCTCACGCTTTGGCTCTTTGGATAAATGCGCTTACTTTGTCGTGATCTTTAACACCCTTGTTTCTTTCCACGCCACTGCTCACATCCACGCCGTAAAAGCCTAACGGTTTGATCTGTGCAACATTTTCAGGGCTCAGACCGCCTGCTAAAATAATATTGTCGCAATCCATAGTTTCAAACCATGAAAGATCGATCTGTTTTCCGCTACCACCAAAGCCATCCACATACGCATCCACCAGCCTGATCAAGCCTT from Sulfurospirillum multivorans DSM 12446 carries:
- a CDS encoding 3'-5' exonuclease, which encodes MRAFDSYIHKMTQKPIFHKEFFAKMHTFKELEFVDVEDLSMLKLLGLPITKYNNYAFTLETLSTPITQGKFCIVDIEANGSKPTLHQIIEIGAVMIENGKEVAEFSSLAKADVLPDSIEQLTGISLSALQNAPSLSSVLEAFRLFIKDAVFVAHNVNFDYYFISYSLEQAGFGPLLNRRLDTIDLAKKCIEAPKYGLGALTDYLGIGFENHHRALCDAKATAQVFFKALEKLPEEVQTVEQLIDFTKPHNQKKKKKEKPVKPTDTSL